The Miscanthus floridulus cultivar M001 chromosome 6, ASM1932011v1, whole genome shotgun sequence genomic interval ACCGCCTCGCTTGCGGGCAATGCAACTGCGGTTGCGAGTCTTGCGGCCGTCGCGCCGGCGAGGCGCCGACGTGCGTTTAGGGGAACGGAACATGTCGCTATACAAATATATTAATTGCATGATTAATCTAATCTAATACTAGTATCTACTatatgatatcataaatattattattaccTTTTTATAGATGTGGCTACGTTTAAAATTGATTGATTGACCTTTTGAAGAACAAAGATGTGCAGTCTTTTTCACACGGAGGAAGTAGTAATTACTCCGTATGCATTTGCAACAAAGAAAAGTCACATAAAATAGATTTTGATCTTTAATTTCTCTAACAATATTTGGTTATTTGCTAAAAAAAATCAATACCATGACAGGTCTTTCGAATACAATCATCTTAAACGTTTAAACGTCCGGTatggcatatcttgacaagtttaaACGTCAAAATGATGCACTTTGTGAGTATGGCAACTAACATGACACATCAACACGAGTTTAAAGACCGGTCATGTATTTTGCTCAAAGATTTATGAACAATTTCATATTCTGTGACACAGTGCCTTCATGATGGTAGCATTAGTGGAACTGATGAGTTTGGCCAACATTCTACCATGGATGATCCTAGACAGCAATGGTAATGCCACAATGCCAACCGCTACAACTGATGTGTATGCGCAATCTTCAGCCACGTTTGCTCCTTTCGTCGAAGGCAGATTTACAAGTCTTTTACTTGGAGTTGATCGAGAGGCCAAATTGTCCACGTCTGCTAAAAAGTTTCATTTTGATTAATATGGTGCAACCTGTTAGCATAAAGCTTTTTGGGGGAGAATTTTGTTTAGCTATGCAAGACATTTGATCACATTTATATTGACCGAGAAGGACTGTCCATTTCAGGACCCATTTCTGTTTAAGAAAATTGTTCTAGAAATCACTGTTCTGTTATGGCTGATTGTAAATTTCTGAATTTTCTCATAATCGATAGTTTGTCCCAAACACTGAAGTTAACAGCAAGGCCAACTGGATGATGTTATTCAGTTAATGCAGTCCTAACATCAGCTTACACAGGCATAGTTCCTTCGACAAGAATCGTGCAATATACAATAACAGAAGGCACTAGTGGTTGCACATGAACCTACGGCAAACTGAACCAGAATCACAACTTCACAAGGTTGTTCGACACAGCAAGAACATCTCTCTTTACATCGCAGGAGACTTAAAAGGGACAAAGATCGGTCGAGTTCATCCAGCAAAGTTTcagaaagggcgtacccagtgcagagagctcccgctctgtacggggtctggggaagggtgtcagtggcaagccttaccctcgcctgtgcaatgcgaggagaccgcgactcgaacccgggaccgtccggtcacaggcggtaacgcttgtaccaggcccgcccttcccaGCAAAGTTTCAAAGCACTGCACAATTCAATTCAAGTGGAAGATCGGTTGCCTCTTCAGCGCTTCCATTCAGCTTTGATTGCTCTACCTGCAGatgtaaaaaaaaatacaatGAGAAGGGATGTCCAAAAAACAAAAGAAAGGTTGTTAGTACAGCCATTTGAGCTTCATATTCCAAACTATTCAAGATAAACTCTTTCTGAACATGATGGCAAAATGAATACCATAAACCGATAAGCTGAATTTAAAAGACTATTAACTTATAGTCAGTTGAGAAACACCTCTTTTTAATTCTTATCATTTGCATGATTGCATCACTTGAAAGTTGAAGAAAATACAGATCGATTACTTTTTTTACACCATCCCTCTCACTTCCTCGTATGTTGTCTGTAAACACAGTGAGTGAGTTCAAACTTACTCTTTGTACTGGAAGGAAGAGAGTGGCGTCGGGTGAAACCATTCTTTTCTgctgatgaatcagaatccagcCTGGGTGAATTCTGGGCTCGCAATTTCGCCTTTGCGGACTCTGTTGCAGCCATATAGCTTGGCTGCCTTGGCTGAACTGGAGCAGCGTGAGTCCCATTTTCTACATATTCTGATTTGTTGGGGAATGAAGACTTCCTCTTGCTAGTTCTAAGGCTTTCATTAGACAGGTGCTCTTCCTTGGACCTTGCTTCCTCTTTCTTCCATAAAACATTGTCTTCAGTATCAATGTTTTGCAGTGGCATTTCTTCAACTGCTGGAGCAACAACAGTGGGATCATCAACATTTTCTCCTACAGAAACCGAATCCAGCTGAATTTCCTGATCACTTTTCAAACCAGGTACCAAGTCCAAGCTATCCATATTTGAATATCGCAATAGATGATCATTGTCAGAGTATTCTTGAGTTTCAAGAGGAAAGGAAGCCTCGCGTGTATTCTCACATTGAATACCTTGATGGTCAGAGATCCCATTCAGGAGACTAGGTATCTTTGAGATTTCTGCCGCAGGATTAGATTCCTTTGGGACATCAGCTATAGAATCACATACCTTCGAGGAATCAACCCTGGAACTAGATATCTTTGAGGCTTCAGCCATCGAATCAGTTACCTTCCTGAGGTTCCTTTTAACCTTTTCAAGTTCAGATAACTGGCTATCTGGTACTGAATCAGCAGGGAAGCTAGAAAATTTCTTTGGATTCCGCTTTACTTTATCAGATTCACCAGATGTATGGAAACTCCCAGCGATAACAGCAAAACCCTTCCGAATATTGCGCTTTAACTTGGCTGATTCAGTTTCCATTGCATAACTAGCCTTCTTTACCATTGGTTTCCCATCAGCAACTCTTTTGGGTTGAAAAGCAGGCTTCCAGATGCATCCTATGGTCCATCTCTCAAACCAGTTGTAGGTTGAATTGGGATCCCTCTTGTCATACTGGAAGTGAAGAGGTTCTAGCACAATTGGTGAAGACAGAAGCTGCAGAATATGAAAATGAGTTAGAAAAACCTTGGAATATGTGAAGGGAATGTAAATGGAACGCAACGGATTGCTAACATTTCTTAGGGCAGCAACAATGTTGCAGAAAAGGGCAATAAGGAAGCTATTGTCCAGATTGCCACTGAGTAATATTAGTTCAAGCCAACAACAGCGCTGCTACAGGTTCATAAATCATAACAAATATAAAACATGTAATATATCTTCCACTGTATCTCTCCCCCTGGTGCAGTAGATGCCCATGCCACGGGTCAAAGGAGCTGGTGGTTGAATGACGTTGGTTTTTTATTAGGCATGCCGACAGACATAGGGCCAACCCTTGTTGCCTTGGTGGGTAATAAACGTTGCTGATGCCCTTATAAAAAAAAGAGGAACAAGACAAATGCCGTTTTTGTAGGATATTATATAACCAATCCATTAGTAATATTTGAAAAAAGAATACCTTCCGAACATAAGCATTTGAAGACAGCTTCTCTTTCCATGCATCAGACGATCTAACACCCTGAAAAGTACAAGCAAcatattttctttttttcccaAAATTTCATAGAAGGATATTAAACAGCAATGTTGCATAGAACCATATGCAACAAACACCGCACTGACTTAAAATAAGAATAAGGATGCAAACAAAATGTAAATGTGTGCTCAACAAAGAAACTTACCCCAAAGTTAGGCTGCCCAAACTTCACATTGAATTGCATGTGACCGCCAGAGAGTCTAACATTTCTTCCACGAACTAGAGCCTGAAACTTCACAATCAACCATGTTGTACGAAGGGTTGATACAGCCTGCCTCCTTACAAGATGCCCTCGAATCAGTGCCTGAAGTCTTATGATACCTTTTAATGTACGGAATGACCTTCGTGCCTGCACTAGAAATATCGCAACATTAGTCTTGCTACAGGCCTACAGACTCAGTATTAAACTTGAAATGAATACATTGCAGGATGGCATCTCAATTACCCAAACAATTGTACAATAAATAGTTTTATGATACGCAGGATCCAAGTCAAAATGCAGAAATGTGAATATAGCCATCAAATCGGAGTCTGGGACACTATGATGGGTGCTTCTGTAATCTCCCAAGGTAATAGTAATTAACAATGACCAATGATAAGGTACAATCAAGTCAACCACTCAGCTCATCAATTTATTTAAGATTTGCGCTGCCATTTCCATTCaaacgcgcgcgcgcgcacacacacacacacgagtgGTTCCATATAATCATTCGGTGAAACTATGAGTAACACTGGCAGAATGCTGCAGATGCATCAGAGAGTTGCTGATACAATATTGAACCAGTTTATGGGGGAAAAAAACTATTACCAGGTAACCACGAAAGGCtgcctgtgcctttgctgcaGCTTGATCTTCTCCCAGCTGACAAGGAGCCGATGATTTGGACTCAACAATGCTTTGGTTCTGCAGATCTTGTTGCCCTGCCCTATCACTGGCATTTTCAGCCTTCCCATTGACAGCTATATTCTTGTGGACGTTAACTAGTACCGGCTCAGAAATCACAGGAGAATTCTCAGATAACGTGTGGTCCTCCCCAGTTGAATGTCTGTTGTTATCAGCCTTCTAAAAAATATGGTTCAACGGTCAGGGAAAGGGGAAGGAAGAAACAAAATATACAATCTGGATAAAGGagggaaaaaaaaaaggaaactacAAGGACATGCGTCAGTTTGCACGTTTTTAGAGTCATCCAGTAAGGAACAGTTACTAGTAAAGGAAATTCCAACCTCTGCTACTGAAAATATAAACCGGATGCCCTTGTGTGCATTCAGGTTATGGACAAATGGCATTAACCTCAAAGCTTGACCATAGAAAAACAGCTACCGACAAGAATTGCGCAAAAATAGTAACTATTTCTCAGAAGCAAATACTAAGTAGAATTGCAAAAGCTAGCTTCAGTGCGTACATGGGGTAATAATCTAAACAAGGATTGCACAAATGAACTGAAAATCCTCGGGGGAAACTAACCCAAAGAACAAATCAACTCTATGGCAGTCCTTACCGATTCATTCCCCTTGGTAGAACCTGACTTGGTAGATTTCTTCCCCAAAAGCACCGATTTGATCCACTTTCCCGGTGACTTGCCCATAGTAGCCTAAAGCACCCAACACTGAAAATTCTAGAACCTGTAAATAGAGGAGCTTCCATCAGTACACAGATCTATACCAGTATACCACAACCGACTCTATTtttgtaaaagaaaaatagaagAACATGTTTGAATAACCGTATTCTCGCCAAAAGGAGCATAGTCTAACAAGTTGACAGCATTAGCTTCCAAAGTGGTAAAACAAAGCTGTAAGCTGCCCAGCCCACCACAAGAGACGAGAGGGTAGCAGCAGAGAAACTGAGAAACACATACAGCCCAAATGCAGTGGCCGAAAACGGCACTCAGACACCCGACTCCCAAGCAAGCAAAGCACACTAGCTCAGAGCCTCGGACCAGCAGAGAAGAGAAGAAAAGCACCAAGAGGAACGCACTCGCACACGGATCTGGTCAATCAAACACAGCTCCACGCAAAGCCACGAACCAATCGCTAACGCCACAATCTAGCCCGTAATCAGCGCAGACATAAGCGACGAATGTAGCTCGGAAACCTGAAACAGCGGCGCGCGTCGGTCGGCCTGTGGAAGAAGCACGCCAACTGCTCGGCGAAACGCCTCTCGCCGTCTCCCTGTCCCTATCCAGCGACCTACCTACCCTTCAGCCTTCACGCCCCCAACCTCCAATCCATtggagagacggagacggaggtATTTTGTTCGTTGGAGTAGCTGGCGGGGAGAGTCAAGTGGAGGACTGGAGCTCACTAGCTCAGCTGCTCAGGCAGTCAGGCACTCGGCTAGCTTGACAAAAAGgccggggagagagagagggggagcgcGCGCGCGCCAGCGCACGGGTCCCGCGCCGCGACACAGTCTTATCCACTACTACGCTCCCATTCAAGGACACCGAGAAGAAGGCCCGGGAAAACCTGGGACCGCATGTCAGTGACATGAGTAGGGACGGGTAGCGTGAAATACGTTTCGAAACGCTGCGGGGCGTCGCCTTTTGCAGACGAGCTAGCCCTGTCCCACCCTGCGGTACATGGGCGAACCGACGGTGGGCCCGACGAGCACCCACGGCCCGCGGGGCCGCGTGTGAGCGAGGCCCATGCATCGTCGCGTCCGGTGCGGAAAAGCGTGGGAGCCGGTGTCGGGTGGTGGCCCCCCCGCTGCGGGTGCTCAGATTAGCTAAGCGGATTAGGATTTACCACTCCGAGAAGAAAATTTGACCACTGCTTCTGCTTCGTGGAGTGCCGAGTGCGTAGTGACTATAAATGTCCAGACCGAGCCACGACGGCTCAGCACCAAGCTCTATTTTTAGTCCGACATAAACACGGCACGGTCTGGTGACATGTGGGCCTAGGTTGATCTGGTCCGAGGTAGCAGGCCGTGTCTGGGCCGCTGCTCAGGTCCGTGGGCTAGCACGGCACGGCCCCGCTTGCGTCAGCCGGTTCGGCAGCAGCTCGGCCACACCCCTCcgaccctcctcctcctcactcCACTCCTCCCCTCCCGGCCTCCCCGCGGCCTAGCGCGCTGCTCGGCTCAACGTCCGTCCCCGCCTCCGCCCTCCTCATATATAACGCACGCTGTGGCCGCGGCGGCTCACACCcgaaaaccctagctcatttcactcgctcgcctcgcctcgctctcgaGTCTCGCCCTCGCAGTCTCGCTCTCGGCTTCGTCCTCCCCGACTCCGGTGAGGTGACCTCGATGATCCGTCTACCGCCGGCGAGCAGCTCCCTACTCGATCCCCTCCCTGCTCCCTCTCCGCCTCTCTCTTCTCCCtatccctatctcccctctagatctcggtGACTATGTGAGTTCGTGTCCCCGTCTGCCCCTACTCCGTCGCTCGCCATCCTTCTAACCGATGTGTCGTCTTCTCagggtggccctcgtcttctccggcaccgagctccggttgcgcaggtacattcctaaccctaaccccgccTGCCGCCGACGAGCAGCTCCCTACTACTCCTAAGTCCTACCTGATCCCCTCCTTACTCCCTCTCCGCCCCTCCCTTCTCCCTATCCATATATCCCCTCTAGATCTGGGTGATTATGTGAGTTCGTGTCCCCGtgtgcccctcctccgccgctcaTCGTCCTTCTAACCTTACCGCCGTCTtctctgggtggccctcgtcttctccggcgccgggctccggttgcgcaggtacatccctaaccctaaccctcctcttcttccattaATGAATGGTTTGTGATCTATTCTGATGTACTGTTTTCCTCCTCCTCCATGTCTTTACGTAGGTCGATAGCCGATGCGTCGTCCTCTAGCTGTGGCATAGAGCGACCAAGGCTACCccgcgcaccgttgaggaacggcGTTGGAGAGCCCTCCGCGGTCGAgggcgccatggctggtgctgatgaCGCGATCGTCTGGCCGCTCACCAGCAACGACGATCTCATCGCGGCAGGCCTGGCacctgaggacgacgacgacacccAAGAGGACATTGCTGCCTTGTTCGGTctggacggcggcggtggtgaagggacGATGGCGATTGGGACCCCGGTCTGCTCCAACAGCTCAACTCCATCTGTTGCTGGTACTGGTACCTCTTCTAGAACTGTtgttggtaagcgtaaatctgctgtgtgggctgattttgatgagatctatgagactgGGAATGGTAGGAACTGTTCTTGACTTAGAAGTTAGAATCTGAGAAGAATTTGTGATCAGTTTGACAATTTGTGAATCTATGATCAGTTTTACAATTTGTGACTTAGAAGTTCTTGACTTGTGAGTtgagattttgaaatttgaatgaatgaatctgtgctgACTCGTTGGATGAGAAGAATTTTGAGGTGACTTACGATCACCGGGCTTTGGGCCGGTCCGGCCCGCAATTCTGGCCGTGCTTCTCGGACCAGCACGGCACGAATTTCGGCCCatagggccgtgcttgggccgaaggccaggcacGACGCCCGGAGGGGCACGGCacgggaggcacggcgtgccgtgccggcacaACCACCTGTGGGCCATGCTTGGCCCAACTATAGTCGTGACAAACTACTAGTGACTGCGGTTCGTGGTAACTGCGAGGCTCAGAAGATTCTCTTCCAGTCAAGTCTTGTCCCGGGCTTCATCCCAGCGTGTTTGCAAGCAAAGGGCAAGTGAAAATTTTGGAGGCAGCCAAGGCGAAGCTGGCAGTGGTACACCAAGGAAGCTTTACTGCTTTAGCCACCTCAACACATTCTAACATGTACTGTACTGTTGTTAAGTACACATAGCTGGCTCCATTGCTATCCGGCAAGACAGTGAGTGCGGACGGTCGGCGGCACGTGCACCTCGTCGCGCACGGACGTCCTAACGGTAACGCAAAAGCATCAGCTAGGATAATGAGTGCGTGTAACGTGCAGCCACCATTACGCCCAGCACAAAAGAAAATCCGCCAAAAGCAGGTAGCCAATGGAAGAAGCATGGGATCAAATCGGACAGCCgtgttggtttgatctcccaaccacagtggcccaacggccacttgggccttgacctcgcgccctgatcgggggcgcccagtccatctatggctggcgggcccccgtcacactgcgcattaaatagaggtggggtcggcggctctcggtacgaggttcgcctaagccgtacgccccacctagaaaccctactccgatctaacagaggggcgcagccagtgacgggaagcaccgccgccgccactgcactgcgccaccacggtcttcaccgctactccgaccgtcgctgccgtgTGCAGATCTTCATCGACGAACCAGCgaaggcagggagctcctccgacggtcagatgctcctacTCTCTCTGTGTCTCCTACTACCGAATGAAGCTCTAGGACTATTTGATTCAACTGATAAAGATATCACCCACTGGATCCACACCTAGACGATCTAAAATAAttaacaatggtatcggagccggttTACCTAGGTGTGGATCTTGTCAGGGGCGAGAAAACgattagaaaagaaaagatagGTTAGATCCGGTTCGGATTGAAAGAAAAGAATTacagagggttcatcgaaccctaaatCCTAATCGGGtgatagaaagaaaaagaaagaagggGATTCGAATTCGATTCGGATTACCctaaagaaccctaaccctaaagaaaTTGGACGGTCCGGGGGAAGTCTTACTAGAGCTTCCCCGCCGCCGTCACCACCACCTCACGCGGGATGGAGCACCTGCCGCCGGCTTGCTGACGTGCGGGAAGAGaatcaaaagaacagaaaagataagAACGGTTTAAATCCGTTCGGATCTAGACAAAGAAAGAGGGTTttcactaaccctaaccctaactgggtgaagatgGAAACAGAGGGCTCGGATTCAAGAAACGATAAGATCCGAACCCTAACCCGCTGCagactcggggaagaagaagaaaagggtgAATCCCtaacccgaaaccctaaccctagaatccCGAAATCCCAGCAAAGATGAGAATGAACACAGGGTCCTACCTGGGCCTTCATCCCGCCGCCGGCATCGCCACCGTGCTGGAAAAAGAGACTTCTCGCCGGCGTACGGGAAGACGGCCGAGCTACGCCACCGCGCGGGCTCGGTCTGTAAAGGGCACCACCGTGGCTCTCCTCGACGGTGCCGCGCGCGGCTCTAGCCGCACGCGCGCGCCGGCGAGAGGTGCCGCGgcggcgccgccacctccacttCCTCCTCTGGACGCTAGCGGCGGCTGCTGTCTGCACTCGGCACGgatgagagagaaggggagggagagaaTGAGGCTAGGGTTACAGGAGGAAGCGCCGAGCGGTGGTTTTGTTCGCCCAAGATGCGCGCTCGGCCGTCGGATGCGCACGGACGGTCGAGATCTAGCGGGCTGCTTCGTGGCCCAGGCGGGGCGCGCGGCCGcggcgctttgccggcccaggcccacgttgcggcctgggtggcAGAGCACGCGCGCGAGGGAGCAAGGCCGGGCTAGATGCCATTTTGGGCCGAGCCAACCTCTGCTGTCTTGGgccgagaaaagaaaagaatgagcCCGGGCCGTATCTCCGGTTGGGCCGAATGCACAGTGGTGATTAAgaattgttttatttattttcagaagcaTATTTGAATGAATTTTGATCAATTTGAAGATGTAAATTTCTGGTAAAATTGCACCAACGTGTTAGATTTTCCAGAGAGTAGAaaagtacagtaaaatgcttctaaaaagtaggaaaagaaattttgtcaattttccgctgcaaagttaaaggtttattgtcttctaatttgaagagcagttatagttattcagtaaatgatgaaaagtttatcctccagttaaaattaGAATCAGCtggaaaattttaattggaggaatagtcggttgatagttaagataaattataatattgttattttctgaccaacgttgatgataacaatattataagtttatttatgagtttaagtttaaagttaaattatggtattgttattttctgaccaacgttgatgataacaatattataattctatgagttttatgtttaaagtttaaatctctgatgaattttgcatcaaagtgaccaattttcagagaatagataaagtttaaggaatgctcttaaactagataaatgtaatttcatgtttccgctgcaatgaagttgattgtcttctaattaaattcgaatcaacgggagaatttaattttgaggagtaGTTCTATGTTtacaagattattgaatttctatacgttaattccatttctgcccaacggtgatgtggaattaatgtagaagaatgatgttttattctatttctgcccaacggtgatatagaatagaacataaagttttcaaagtttaatgagcattattgttgaatatttttcaaACAAAAGACAtacatgctttcattcttgaaggcagaaagagaaatgagctaggtacttgtgactcagatg includes:
- the LOC136456465 gene encoding protein IQ-DOMAIN 31-like isoform X2, translated to MGKSPGKWIKSVLLGKKSTKSGSTKGNESADNNRHSTGEDHTLSENSPVISEPVLVNVHKNIAVNGKAENASDRAGQQDLQNQSIVESKSSAPCQLGEDQAAAKAQAAFRGYLARRSFRTLKGIIRLQALIRGHLVRRQAVSTLRTTWLIVKFQALVRGRNVRLSGGHMQFNVKFGQPNFGGVRSSDAWKEKLSSNAYVRKLLSSPIVLEPLHFQYDKRDPNSTYNWFERWTIGCIWKPAFQPKRVADGKPMVKKASYAMETESAKLKRNIRKGFAVIAGSFHTSGESDKVKRNPKKFSSFPADSVPDSQLSELEKVKRNLRKVTDSMAEASKISSSRVDSSKVCDSIADVPKESNPAAEISKIPSLLNGISDHQGIQCENTREASFPLETQEYSDNDHLLRYSNMDSLDLVPGLKSDQEIQLDSVSVGENVDDPTVVAPAVEEMPLQNIDTEDNVLWKKEEARSKEEHLSNESLRTSKRKSSFPNKSEYVENGTHAAPVQPRQPSYMAATESAKAKLRAQNSPRLDSDSSAEKNGFTRRHSLPSSTKSRAIKAEWKR
- the LOC136456465 gene encoding protein IQ-DOMAIN 31-like isoform X1, encoding MGKSPGKWIKSVLLGKKSTKSGSTKGNESKADNNRHSTGEDHTLSENSPVISEPVLVNVHKNIAVNGKAENASDRAGQQDLQNQSIVESKSSAPCQLGEDQAAAKAQAAFRGYLARRSFRTLKGIIRLQALIRGHLVRRQAVSTLRTTWLIVKFQALVRGRNVRLSGGHMQFNVKFGQPNFGGVRSSDAWKEKLSSNAYVRKLLSSPIVLEPLHFQYDKRDPNSTYNWFERWTIGCIWKPAFQPKRVADGKPMVKKASYAMETESAKLKRNIRKGFAVIAGSFHTSGESDKVKRNPKKFSSFPADSVPDSQLSELEKVKRNLRKVTDSMAEASKISSSRVDSSKVCDSIADVPKESNPAAEISKIPSLLNGISDHQGIQCENTREASFPLETQEYSDNDHLLRYSNMDSLDLVPGLKSDQEIQLDSVSVGENVDDPTVVAPAVEEMPLQNIDTEDNVLWKKEEARSKEEHLSNESLRTSKRKSSFPNKSEYVENGTHAAPVQPRQPSYMAATESAKAKLRAQNSPRLDSDSSAEKNGFTRRHSLPSSTKSRAIKAEWKR